One genomic segment of Sminthopsis crassicaudata isolate SCR6 chromosome 2, ASM4859323v1, whole genome shotgun sequence includes these proteins:
- the TLR4 gene encoding toll-like receptor 4 isoform X2: MILNLTLDLSQNPIQYIQPGVLTGIHLTGLTLRGDFHSSEIMEACIKGMTGLQVNKLVLGSYKNEFQMTNFESKTLDGLCQVDIDEFWMVVPSDFPLDSYGFFRCLVNVSVLHLVTVPLEVLTNLPVFPKLFSLVFTNCKFVRLPTLPSTSLPSLKELRITGHKHLTTLSDLDLPSLELLDLSQNALHVLSCCSDANFVTPKLKYLNLSYNTKIKLTKNFMGLENLESLDFQHCQLEGHNAFPIFLSLNNLQYLDISYTNTQVQFENIFAGLSNLRHLKMAGNTFQGNILQDIFKNLSQLVTLNISYCHLEQVPKITMKSLHQLQVLDISHNKLQTFDPLICRPLWNLQILNCSSNSITALDGQNLQSLSGTVVSTDFSGNPFDCVCDHQIFFQWAKENIQLLNRSKPMICQTPSYMKDVSVLSFDDLSCQMKKTIIAMSILATMMVFLAMALVYKFYFHLMLLAGCKKNVGEESTYDAFVIYSSQDEEWVRKELVKNLEEGVPSFQLCLHYRDFIPGVAIAANIIQEGFHKSRKVIVVISKHFIQSRWCKFEYEIAQTWQFLSSQAGIIFIMLQKVEKSLLRQQVELYRLLRRNTYLEWEDTNLGRHVFWRRLRKALLDGRTKKHKEAAE, encoded by the coding sequence ATGATTCTAAATCTCACCTTAGACCTTTCTCAGAATCCTATTCAATATATCCAGCCAGGTGTCTTAACGGGGATTCACTTAACTGGACTAACTCTGAGAGGAGATTTTCACAGCTCGGAAATCATGGAGGCTTGTATTAAGGGAATGACTGGCTTACAAGTCAACAAACTGGTCCTTGGaagttacaaaaatgaattccAAATGACTAACTTTGAGAGCAAGACCCTAGATGGGTTGTGTCAGGTGGACATTGATGAATTTTGGATGGTTGTTCCCTCTGATTTTCCTTTAGATAGTTATGGATTTTTCAGATGTTTAGTCAATGTTTCTGTTCTCCATCTGGTTACAGTTCCATTAGAAGTGCTGACTAACCTACCAGTATTTCCTAAACTGTTCTCATTGGTATTCACTAACTGCAAATTTGTAAGACTGCCTACCTTACCATCTACATCTCTCCCCTCCCTTAAAGAACTTCGAATTACTGGCCACAAACATCTCACAACTTTGTCTGATTTAGACCTTCCCAGTCTGGAGCTTCTGGACCTCAGTCAGAATGCTCTGCATGTTTTGTCCTGCTGTTCCGATGCTAACTTTGTTACACCCAAACTGAAATATTTGAACTTGAGTTATAATACCAAAATCAAATTGACTAAAAACTTCATGGGTCTTGAGAACCTAGAATCTTTGGATTTTCAACATTGCCAATTGGAAGGTCATAATGCTTTCCCTATCTTTTTATCACTCAATAATCTTCAGTATCTGGATATTTCTTACACAAACACTCAAGtccaatttgaaaatatttttgcaggtTTGAGCAATTTAAGACATTTGAAAATGGCTGGTAATACTTTCCAGGGCAACATTTTACAAGACATCTTCAAGAACCTGAGTCAGCTTGTCACACTAAATATTTCCTACTGTCACCTAGAACAGGTCCCCAAAATAACAATGAAGTCCCTCCACCAACTCCAGGTGTTGGATATTAGCCATAATAAACTCCAGACTTTTGATCCACTTATTTGCAGGCCTCTTTGGAACCTCCAAATCTTGAACTGCAGTTCCAACAGTATCACAGCCCTGGATGGGCAGAATTTACAGTCACTGTCTGGAACAGTGGTTTCTACTGATTTTTCTGGAAATCCTTTTGATTGTGTCTGTGACCATCAAATCTTCTTTCAGTGGGCTAAAGAGAATATACAACTCTTGAATAGATCTAAACCAATGATTTGCCAGACACCTTCTTATATGAAAGATGTCTCTGTGCTATCATTTGATGATTTATCTTGTCAGATGAAAAAGACTATCATTGCTATGTCTATTTTGGCAACAATGATGGTATTTTTGGCAATGGCTTTGGTCTATAAGTTCTATTTCCATCTGATGCTGCTTGCTGGTTGCaaaaaaaatgttggagaggaaAGCACTTATGATGCTTTTGTGATCTATTCTAGTCAAGATGAGGAATGGGTGAGGAAGGAATTGGTGAAAAACCTAGAAGAGGGTGTTCCTTCATTCCAACTCTGCCTCCACTACCGAGACTTTATCCCTGGTGTGGCTATTGCTGCCAACATTATTCAGGAAGGTTTCCATAAGAGTCGGAAGGTCATTGTTGTGATCTCCAAGCACTTTATCCAGAGCCGTTGGTGCAAGTTTGAGTATGAAATTGCTCAGACATGGCAGTTCCTGAGCAGTCAGGCAGGTATCATTTTCATCATGCTACAGAAAGTGGAGAAGTCACTACTGCGACAACAGGTGGAACTCTACAGACTGCTTCGTCGAAACACCTATCTGGAATGGGAGGACACTAACCTGGGTAGACATGTGTTTTGGAGACGGCTGAGAAAAGCATTGTTAGATGGCAGAACAAAGAAGCATAAAGAAGCAGCTGAATAG